From Acidihalobacter aeolianus, a single genomic window includes:
- the rsmB gene encoding 16S rRNA (cytosine(967)-C(5))-methyltransferase RsmB yields the protein MDVACLARRSPVRAAADPRALAVDVVDAVRREGRSLSQALPQAERKLDAGQPRALLRELAYGVLRYAPRLDVWLDALVTQPLRPRDAPVARIIQLGLYEMFFLSTPDYAAVNECVRLAGACGPPWAARLVNGVLRNARRRETELARLADSVDSARYAHPDWLIARLREDWPQAAGAVLDANLARAPMSLRVNRMQMDRDAYLERLRAAGIEAMAGRHGAECVILAEPVDVTSLPGFAEGWVSVQDEAAQLAAAVLEPMPGQRVLDACAAPGGKTAHVLERAGGEVELTAIEIDPARLVRVEETLARLGLKADLLAADAAQPESWWDGRPYDRILLDAPCSATGVIRRHPDIKLLRREADIEVLAARQFALLEALWPLLVPGGRLVYATCSSLREENERVVERFVPAQADAVEQPISADWGRAVTYGRQILPGEDGMDGFYYACLHKALT from the coding sequence ATGGACGTAGCCTGCTTGGCCAGACGCTCGCCAGTTAGGGCGGCGGCGGACCCGCGGGCGCTTGCCGTGGATGTCGTGGATGCGGTGCGTCGCGAGGGTCGCTCGCTGAGCCAAGCCCTGCCCCAGGCCGAACGGAAACTGGATGCGGGGCAGCCGCGCGCACTGCTGCGCGAGCTCGCATACGGCGTGCTGCGTTATGCGCCGCGGCTGGATGTCTGGCTCGATGCGCTGGTGACCCAGCCGCTGCGTCCGCGCGATGCGCCGGTGGCTCGCATCATCCAGCTCGGTCTGTACGAGATGTTTTTTCTGAGCACGCCGGATTATGCCGCGGTCAACGAGTGCGTTCGTCTCGCCGGGGCATGTGGCCCCCCCTGGGCGGCGCGCCTGGTCAACGGGGTGCTGCGCAACGCGCGGCGGCGGGAGACCGAACTGGCGCGGTTGGCCGATTCGGTGGACAGTGCCCGCTATGCGCATCCTGATTGGCTGATCGCGCGTCTGCGCGAGGACTGGCCGCAAGCGGCGGGAGCCGTGCTCGATGCAAACCTGGCGCGCGCACCGATGAGCCTGCGGGTCAACCGGATGCAGATGGACCGCGATGCCTATCTCGAACGATTGCGTGCCGCAGGTATCGAGGCCATGGCCGGGCGCCATGGCGCAGAATGCGTGATCCTCGCCGAGCCGGTCGACGTCACGTCGCTGCCCGGTTTCGCGGAGGGCTGGGTCTCGGTGCAGGACGAAGCGGCCCAGTTGGCTGCCGCCGTGCTGGAGCCTATGCCCGGTCAGCGGGTACTCGACGCCTGTGCCGCACCGGGTGGCAAGACAGCTCATGTCCTCGAACGCGCCGGTGGTGAGGTCGAGTTGACGGCCATCGAAATAGATCCTGCCAGGCTGGTGCGCGTGGAAGAAACGCTTGCCAGACTGGGTTTGAAGGCGGACCTGCTCGCGGCCGATGCTGCACAGCCCGAGAGTTGGTGGGACGGCAGACCATACGATCGCATCCTGCTCGACGCCCCCTGCTCGGCGACCGGGGTGATACGCCGACATCCGGATATCAAGCTGTTACGGCGAGAGGCGGATATCGAAGTGCTGGCGGCGCGCCAATTTGCCCTGTTGGAAGCACTATGGCCCTTGCTGGTGCCAGGCGGCAGACTCGTCTATGCCACCTGTTCGAGTCTGCGTGAGGAAAACGAGCGGGTAGTGGAACGTTTCGTGCCTGCGCAAGCGGATGCAGTTGAGCAACCGATTTCCGCAGACTGGGGGCGGGCGGTAACCTATGGCCGGCAAATCCTACCCGGAGAGGATGGCATGGACGGTTTTTACTATGCCTGTCTGCACAAGGCACTGACGTGA
- the fmt gene encoding methionyl-tRNA formyltransferase → MTPLRVVYAGTPDFAVPPLRALVETGYELAAVYTQPDRPAGRGRQLRPSPVKIAAEALGLPIEQPVTLRDVEAYDRLAGYRPDVMVVAAYGLILPQAILDLPRLGCLNIHASLLPRWRGAAPIQRAIEAGDVQTGVTIMQMEAGLDTGPMLGLWTTDIRPEDTGGSVHDRLAELGAAALLDVLPRWAGGAVHAQPQDETAACYARKLTKDEAGVDWSRPAHEVARKIQAFNPWPGAETGWNGQKLKLHLARALECVATAPPGTVIAESREGIDVAAGDQCVRLLSLQLPGKRAQSAAEFINGRSLLGQTLAS, encoded by the coding sequence ATGACACCGTTACGGGTCGTCTATGCGGGCACCCCGGATTTCGCGGTCCCGCCGCTGCGTGCGCTGGTCGAAACCGGCTACGAGTTGGCCGCGGTCTATACCCAGCCGGATCGTCCTGCTGGACGCGGCCGACAATTGCGCCCAAGTCCGGTGAAGATTGCAGCCGAAGCATTGGGCTTGCCGATTGAGCAACCTGTCACGTTGCGCGATGTCGAGGCTTACGACCGCTTGGCCGGATACAGACCTGATGTCATGGTGGTTGCGGCCTACGGATTGATTCTGCCGCAAGCCATACTCGATCTACCCCGTCTGGGCTGTCTCAATATTCATGCCTCCTTGCTGCCGCGGTGGCGCGGTGCGGCCCCGATACAGCGGGCCATCGAGGCTGGCGATGTGCAAACCGGCGTCACCATCATGCAGATGGAGGCCGGGCTCGATACCGGTCCGATGCTGGGGCTCTGGACGACTGATATCCGGCCCGAGGATACCGGCGGTAGCGTGCACGACCGACTGGCGGAGCTGGGTGCGGCGGCCCTGCTCGACGTCCTGCCAAGGTGGGCCGGCGGGGCCGTGCACGCGCAGCCGCAGGACGAGACCGCCGCCTGCTATGCGCGCAAGCTAACCAAGGACGAGGCGGGGGTCGACTGGTCCCGGCCTGCGCATGAGGTCGCGCGCAAGATTCAGGCCTTCAATCCCTGGCCGGGTGCCGAAACCGGCTGGAACGGCCAGAAGCTCAAACTGCATCTGGCACGGGCGCTTGAGTGCGTTGCCACGGCGCCGCCGGGCACGGTAATCGCGGAGTCGCGCGAGGGGATAGATGTGGCGGCGGGTGACCAATGCGTGCGGCTGTTGAGCCTGCAACTGCCCGGCAAACGCGCGCAAAGCGCGGCGGAATTCATCAATGGACGTAGCCTGCTTGGCCAGACGCTCGCCAGTTAG
- the def gene encoding peptide deformylase, translated as MAILDILHFPDTRLRTKAKPVQEVDDGIRQIVKDMFETMYAAPGIGLAATQVNIHRRIIVIDISAEHDQPLCLINPELIALDGEEEMEEGCLSVPGYYETVRRAERVRVKANNESGETFTLDADGLLAVCIQHEIDHLDGKLFVDYLSPLKRNRIRSKLEKQSRYEAQSAREATPAV; from the coding sequence ATGGCTATTCTCGATATTCTGCATTTTCCTGATACACGCTTGCGCACCAAGGCCAAGCCAGTGCAAGAGGTTGACGATGGAATTCGGCAGATCGTCAAGGACATGTTCGAGACGATGTATGCCGCGCCGGGTATCGGGCTTGCTGCGACACAGGTGAATATCCACCGCCGGATCATCGTCATCGACATTTCCGCCGAGCACGATCAGCCATTGTGTTTGATCAATCCCGAGCTCATCGCGTTGGATGGCGAAGAGGAGATGGAAGAAGGCTGTCTGTCCGTACCCGGCTACTACGAAACCGTGCGTCGCGCCGAGCGCGTGCGGGTGAAGGCGAACAACGAGTCCGGCGAAACATTTACTCTGGACGCGGATGGCCTGCTGGCCGTTTGCATCCAACACGAAATCGATCACCTAGATGGCAAGCTGTTTGTCGATTATCTTTCCCCGCTTAAACGCAACCGTATCCGTTCCAAATTGGAGAAGCAGTCCAGATACGAGGCGCAGTCGGCCCGTGAGGCGACACCTGCCGTCTGA
- a CDS encoding LysM peptidoglycan-binding domain-containing protein, producing the protein MLALRFRLTATAPASLMIVTLLTAGCASAPQKPAAPPAPPPAPAAKPLPPAPVPAAQPIQIKPTAPKHYVVKKGDTLWDIAKRFLNTPWNWPEIWYDNPHIKNPHWIYPGDVLTLYYVNGQPRISVTGGPRVSSIKTVVLKPSVEYQKLPKTEHPIPIQTITPFLVHPRVVPVDIFDKAPHIVAAADSRILYDSGNRVYVRGLKSDAKQNWYSVYRPGGVLKDPKTGEVIGHQVLYLGDIHILKRGRIATGILEHTREEVTAGDRLLPLVRKHYNYTFMPTAPKTTINAQVIALFNSISMVGQYQVVVLDTGTRDGLRRGDVLAVDQYGRMIVDRYATRQESRDVRLPNQKVGLVMVFRTFKRISYALVMSATDPIMVGDLVHNP; encoded by the coding sequence ATGCTGGCCCTGCGATTCCGCCTGACCGCCACCGCCCCGGCGTCACTGATGATTGTAACGCTTCTTACGGCCGGATGCGCCAGCGCACCCCAGAAGCCGGCTGCACCTCCCGCACCTCCTCCGGCGCCGGCGGCCAAGCCGCTGCCTCCGGCACCCGTGCCCGCGGCCCAGCCGATCCAGATCAAGCCGACCGCGCCCAAGCACTACGTGGTGAAAAAGGGCGACACGCTCTGGGATATCGCCAAGCGCTTCCTCAATACGCCCTGGAACTGGCCGGAAATCTGGTACGACAACCCGCACATCAAGAATCCTCACTGGATCTATCCGGGTGACGTGCTGACGCTTTACTACGTCAACGGACAGCCGCGGATCAGCGTGACCGGCGGGCCGCGCGTCAGCAGCATCAAGACCGTCGTGCTCAAGCCCAGCGTCGAATATCAAAAGCTGCCGAAGACCGAGCATCCGATCCCGATCCAGACGATCACGCCGTTCCTGGTGCACCCACGTGTCGTGCCTGTGGACATATTCGACAAGGCGCCGCATATCGTCGCCGCCGCAGACAGCAGAATTCTCTATGACAGCGGCAACCGCGTGTACGTGCGTGGGCTGAAGTCCGATGCAAAGCAGAACTGGTACAGCGTCTACCGCCCGGGCGGGGTGCTCAAGGACCCCAAGACCGGTGAAGTGATCGGCCATCAGGTGCTTTATCTGGGAGACATCCACATCCTCAAGCGGGGTCGGATCGCGACCGGCATCCTGGAACATACCCGCGAGGAGGTGACCGCCGGCGACCGCCTGCTGCCCTTGGTGCGCAAGCATTACAACTACACCTTCATGCCGACCGCGCCGAAAACCACGATCAATGCGCAGGTGATCGCCCTGTTCAATTCAATCAGCATGGTCGGGCAATACCAGGTCGTGGTTCTCGATACCGGAACGCGCGATGGTCTAAGACGTGGTGATGTGCTGGCCGTCGACCAGTACGGCCGCATGATCGTCGACCGTTATGCAACCCGCCAGGAATCACGCGACGTACGCCTGCCCAACCAAAAAGTTGGTCTGGTCATGGTGTTCCGCACCTTCAAACGCATCAGCTACGCCCTGGTCATGTCCGCTACCGACCCCATCATGGTGGGCGATCTGGTTCACAACCCCTGA
- the dprA gene encoding DNA-processing protein DprA codes for MADGELAAWLRLLRAPGLGARSAGRLLTVAGGPESALNASARIIAEAGLSADILRTLETASTIDVDADLAWADGADRHLIPLTDIRYPPALREIPDPPLLLYAMGDCELLHHPQLAIVGTRHPSPNGRDIAHAFAKHLAGAGLGITSGLALGIDGAAHEGALDAEGITIAVAATGLDRVYPAAHRGLARRIVQSGIMISEAPLGTHVSRSAFPRRNRIISGLSLGVLVVEAARQSGSLVTARLATEQGREVFAIPGSIHNPMSRGCHRLIREGAKLVETAADVLEEIGRQWSPGTTVIPPAAVVQRNDDEHSRLLQTMGFDPVGVDMLVERCGLTAEAVSSMLLILELRGQVAAVDGGRYVRTPQGD; via the coding sequence ATGGCCGACGGCGAACTGGCCGCCTGGCTACGACTGCTCCGCGCGCCCGGCCTTGGCGCGCGGAGCGCCGGTCGATTGCTGACGGTCGCAGGCGGCCCCGAATCGGCCCTTAACGCCTCCGCCCGCATCATCGCCGAGGCTGGCCTTTCCGCCGATATCCTCCGCACCCTCGAAACCGCCTCCACAATCGATGTCGACGCCGACCTGGCCTGGGCCGATGGCGCAGACAGGCACCTGATTCCGCTGACCGACATCCGCTACCCCCCGGCACTCAGGGAAATCCCCGACCCACCGCTTCTGCTCTACGCCATGGGTGACTGCGAGCTGCTGCATCATCCGCAACTAGCCATCGTCGGCACGCGCCACCCCAGCCCCAATGGACGCGACATCGCCCACGCCTTCGCCAAGCATCTTGCCGGCGCCGGACTCGGCATCACCTCCGGTCTTGCGCTTGGCATCGACGGCGCGGCCCATGAGGGTGCATTGGATGCCGAAGGCATCACCATAGCGGTCGCGGCCACCGGCCTGGATCGTGTGTACCCGGCCGCCCATCGGGGCCTCGCTCGCCGTATCGTTCAGAGTGGCATCATGATTTCCGAGGCGCCGCTCGGCACGCATGTTTCACGGAGCGCCTTCCCCCGACGCAACCGCATCATCAGCGGGCTCAGCCTCGGCGTACTCGTGGTAGAAGCTGCACGGCAAAGCGGATCGCTAGTCACCGCCCGACTCGCAACCGAGCAAGGTCGCGAGGTATTCGCCATCCCCGGTTCGATCCACAATCCCATGTCGCGCGGCTGTCACCGGCTGATCCGCGAGGGCGCAAAACTGGTGGAAACGGCTGCCGACGTACTCGAGGAAATAGGCCGGCAATGGTCGCCAGGCACGACCGTGATCCCACCCGCCGCCGTAGTTCAGCGAAATGACGATGAGCACTCACGGCTGCTCCAGACGATGGGTTTCGATCCCGTCGGAGTGGATATGCTGGTTGAGCGATGCGGATTGACCGCAGAGGCCGTTTCCTCCATGCTGCTGATACTTGAGCTTCGTGGACAAGTGGCTGCTGTGGACGGCGGGCGCTACGTCCGCACACCGCAAGGCGACTGA
- a CDS encoding DUF494 family protein, whose amino-acid sequence MKESVLDVLMYLFEQYVDEDMEDQEADREQLESRLIDAGFPSSEIDRAFEWLDGLAEQHEAPLVNTVRPSLRMYTAVEQTRLDSEMRGFLLFLEQSEVLTPATRELVIDRVMALDEDEIDLEQLKWVVLMVLFNHPDRELAYNELEDLVFEETPSYLH is encoded by the coding sequence ATGAAAGAATCCGTCCTGGATGTTCTCATGTACCTCTTCGAGCAATACGTCGACGAGGATATGGAAGACCAAGAAGCGGATCGAGAACAGCTCGAATCACGCTTGATCGACGCCGGCTTTCCCAGCAGCGAAATCGACCGTGCTTTCGAGTGGCTCGATGGCTTAGCCGAGCAACATGAAGCCCCGCTGGTCAACACCGTACGGCCCTCGCTGCGCATGTATACGGCCGTGGAACAAACGCGACTCGACAGCGAAATGCGCGGTTTTCTGCTATTCCTGGAGCAAAGCGAAGTACTTACACCCGCCACCCGCGAACTGGTCATCGACCGGGTCATGGCACTGGATGAGGACGAAATCGACCTGGAACAATTGAAATGGGTCGTGCTGATGGTCCTGTTCAACCATCCCGACCGTGAGTTGGCGTACAACGAACTTGAGGATCTGGTGTTCGAAGAAACGCCCTCCTACCTGCACTAG
- a CDS encoding DNA topoisomerase I → MGKHLIIVESPAKAKTIKKYLGKDFEVLASYGHVRDLVPKEGAVDPTQDFAMRYEVIPRNQKHVDAITKALKQADDLYLATDPDREGEAISWHLYEILRESGKLKDKPVHRVAFYEITRQAVNDAISHPRTLSNDLIDAQQARRALDYLVGFNLSPLLWRKIRRGLSAGRVQSPALRMIVEREEEIERFVRQEYWTVDARLTHPDTPFSARLTHLGGRKLEQFDIGDVNAADATRESLLTAASGHLEVAKVEKKQRRRNPAPPFTTSTLQQEAARKLGFSTRRTMQVAQNLYEGIDLGAGPIGLITYMRTDSVNLADEAVAEIRTLIAERYGKDAVPASPNRYRTKSKNAQEAHEAVRPTSAARLPEELRARLTQDQFRLYELIWKRTVACQMIHATLDTVSVDLAGGEGNMYRATGSALRDPGFMAVYREGLDDAEQENDNRLLPVMSEGDSLPLEDILTEQHFTEPPPRYSEASLVKALEEHGIGRPSTYAAIISTLQSREYVELESRRFYPTDVGRVVNRFLTQHFTRYVDYDFTARMEDSLDEISRGEKNWIPVLREFWENFHAQVEDRAQSVSRDEALQAREIGIDPESGKPVSVRMGRYGPFAQIGSRDDEDKPRFAGLRPGQKMDTITLEEALKLFDLPRHLGETAEGKSIDANIGRFGPYVKYGTKYCSIKGDDDPYTITLERALVLIEEKERLEAERVIHHFEREDAPAVEVLRGRYGPYVTDGERNARIPKDVEPEQLDLAACEALLATAPVKKARRGAAKAKAAASDKAAPKKATPKKKAAPKAKAATAAKPRAKRKSADSSEKAKNRATARQR, encoded by the coding sequence ATGGGCAAGCACCTGATCATCGTTGAATCGCCCGCCAAGGCAAAAACCATCAAGAAGTACCTGGGCAAGGATTTCGAAGTCCTCGCCTCCTATGGCCACGTGCGCGATCTCGTGCCCAAGGAAGGTGCGGTCGATCCGACACAGGACTTCGCGATGCGCTACGAAGTCATTCCGCGCAACCAGAAACACGTCGATGCGATTACCAAGGCGCTCAAGCAGGCTGACGATCTCTATCTGGCCACCGACCCCGATCGCGAGGGCGAGGCCATTTCCTGGCACCTATACGAAATCCTGCGCGAAAGCGGCAAACTGAAGGACAAGCCGGTGCACCGCGTGGCGTTCTACGAAATCACGCGCCAGGCGGTCAACGACGCGATCAGCCACCCGCGCACCCTGTCGAACGACCTCATCGACGCCCAGCAGGCGCGTCGCGCGCTCGACTATCTCGTCGGCTTCAACCTTTCCCCGCTGCTCTGGCGCAAGATCCGTCGCGGTCTCTCCGCCGGACGCGTGCAGAGTCCGGCTCTGCGCATGATCGTGGAGCGCGAAGAGGAAATAGAACGCTTCGTGCGCCAGGAATACTGGACCGTGGATGCCAGACTGACGCACCCGGATACCCCGTTTTCCGCGCGCCTGACCCATCTGGGCGGGCGCAAGCTGGAACAATTCGACATCGGCGATGTGAATGCCGCGGATGCCACGCGTGAGTCGCTGCTGACGGCGGCCTCCGGGCACCTCGAAGTCGCCAAGGTGGAAAAGAAGCAGCGGCGCCGCAACCCGGCCCCGCCCTTCACCACCTCCACCCTGCAGCAGGAAGCCGCGCGCAAGCTCGGCTTCAGCACGCGACGCACCATGCAGGTGGCGCAGAACCTTTACGAGGGCATCGATCTCGGCGCCGGGCCGATCGGCCTGATCACCTACATGCGTACCGACTCGGTGAACCTCGCCGACGAGGCCGTGGCCGAGATCCGCACGCTGATCGCCGAGCGCTACGGCAAGGACGCCGTGCCGGCCAGTCCCAACCGCTACCGCACGAAATCCAAGAACGCGCAGGAGGCTCACGAGGCCGTCCGCCCAACCTCGGCCGCACGTCTGCCCGAAGAGCTGCGTGCACGGCTGACCCAGGACCAGTTCCGCCTCTACGAACTGATCTGGAAGCGCACCGTCGCCTGCCAGATGATCCACGCCACGCTCGATACGGTCAGCGTCGATCTCGCGGGCGGCGAGGGCAACATGTATCGCGCGACGGGATCGGCACTGCGCGATCCCGGTTTCATGGCCGTGTACCGCGAAGGGCTGGACGACGCCGAACAGGAAAACGACAATCGCCTGCTGCCGGTGATGTCCGAGGGCGACAGCCTGCCGCTGGAAGACATCCTCACCGAACAGCATTTCACCGAGCCGCCGCCGCGCTACAGCGAAGCGAGCCTGGTGAAGGCTCTGGAGGAGCATGGCATCGGCCGGCCTTCCACCTACGCTGCGATCATCTCTACCCTGCAGAGCCGCGAGTATGTGGAACTGGAAAGCCGCCGCTTCTACCCGACCGATGTCGGACGCGTGGTCAACCGCTTCCTGACGCAGCATTTCACGCGCTACGTGGATTACGACTTCACCGCCCGCATGGAGGATTCGCTGGACGAAATCTCCCGCGGCGAGAAGAACTGGATCCCGGTGCTGCGCGAGTTCTGGGAGAACTTCCATGCCCAGGTCGAGGACCGCGCGCAGTCGGTGAGCCGCGACGAGGCCCTGCAGGCACGCGAAATCGGCATCGACCCCGAGAGCGGCAAGCCGGTCAGCGTGCGCATGGGGCGCTACGGACCCTTCGCCCAGATCGGCAGCCGCGACGACGAGGACAAGCCCCGTTTCGCCGGTCTGCGCCCTGGGCAGAAGATGGATACGATCACGCTCGAGGAAGCGCTCAAGCTGTTCGATCTGCCGCGGCATCTCGGCGAAACGGCCGAAGGTAAATCGATCGACGCCAACATCGGTCGCTTCGGCCCCTACGTGAAATACGGCACGAAATATTGCTCGATCAAGGGCGACGACGACCCCTATACCATCACGCTGGAACGCGCACTGGTGCTCATCGAGGAAAAGGAGCGCCTCGAGGCCGAGCGCGTGATCCATCACTTCGAGCGCGAGGACGCGCCTGCCGTGGAGGTGCTGCGCGGCCGCTACGGCCCCTACGTCACCGACGGCGAGCGCAACGCCCGGATACCCAAGGACGTCGAGCCGGAGCAGCTCGATCTCGCCGCCTGCGAAGCGCTGCTTGCCACCGCACCGGTCAAGAAGGCCCGACGCGGTGCAGCCAAGGCCAAGGCGGCGGCCAGCGACAAGGCCGCCCCAAAGAAAGCGACACCAAAGAAAAAGGCCGCCCCGAAGGCAAAGGCCGCCACTGCGGCCAAACCGCGCGCCAAGCGCAAGTCAGCCGACAGCAGCGAGAAAGCCAAGAACAGGGCTACCGCGCGGCAGCGCTGA
- a CDS encoding L-threonylcarbamoyladenylate synthase, translating into MSGPQPAPASLEAAAKVLREGGLVIYPTEAVHGIGCDPGNPAALERLLEAKRRPASKGLILIAAEVDQLAGWMGKMPAGCRARMLASWPGPHTWIVPAAPTVDPLLRGEHAGIAVRVTAHPVAAALCRAFGGAIVSTSANLSGRPTARDLDELRAQFGDSIDYYLEGPLGGRDRPSEIRDALSGAVLRP; encoded by the coding sequence ATGTCCGGACCGCAACCCGCTCCCGCATCGCTGGAGGCCGCCGCTAAGGTTCTGCGCGAGGGCGGCCTCGTCATCTATCCCACGGAGGCGGTCCACGGCATCGGCTGCGACCCCGGCAACCCCGCTGCGCTGGAGCGCCTCCTAGAAGCCAAGCGCAGGCCAGCATCCAAGGGCCTGATCCTGATCGCTGCCGAGGTCGACCAACTCGCCGGATGGATGGGCAAGATGCCCGCCGGCTGTCGCGCGCGCATGCTAGCCAGCTGGCCCGGCCCGCACACCTGGATCGTGCCCGCGGCACCGACCGTCGATCCGCTGCTGCGCGGCGAACACGCGGGCATCGCGGTGCGCGTCACCGCGCACCCCGTTGCCGCGGCACTCTGCCGTGCCTTCGGCGGCGCGATCGTCTCCACCAGCGCGAATCTCAGCGGCCGGCCCACGGCACGTGATCTCGACGAGCTGCGTGCGCAATTCGGCGACAGCATCGATTACTATCTCGAAGGCCCGCTCGGCGGCCGTGACCGCCCGAGCGAAATCCGCGATGCACTGAGCGGGGCCGTGCTTCGCCCCTGA
- the hemF gene encoding oxygen-dependent coproporphyrinogen oxidase encodes MSASTAPDIGAISEYLLSLQDRICAALEDVDQEARFITDAWERPEGGGGRSRVLAGGTVLEQAGVNFSHVRGDRLPPSASAHRPELAGRRFQALGVSLVIHPRNPYAPTSHANVRCFIAERDDAEPVWWFGGGFDLTPYYGFDEDCVHWHRTAQAACAPFGDDVYPRYKAWCDEYFFLRHRNEPRGVGGLFYDDLNSGDAERDFAFMRSVGDGYLDAYLPILQRRKDTPYGEHERDFQLYRRGRYVEFNLVYDRGTLFGLQSGGRTESILMSLPPEVRWRYAWTPEPGSAEARLYERYLHPRDWLTETP; translated from the coding sequence ATGTCAGCATCAACCGCACCGGACATCGGCGCCATCAGCGAATACCTGCTGAGTCTGCAGGATCGCATCTGCGCCGCATTGGAGGACGTCGACCAAGAGGCTCGCTTCATCACCGACGCCTGGGAGCGGCCCGAGGGCGGCGGCGGACGCAGTCGCGTGCTCGCCGGCGGCACGGTGCTGGAGCAGGCCGGGGTGAACTTCTCCCACGTCCGCGGCGACCGCCTGCCCCCCTCGGCCAGTGCACACCGCCCAGAGCTCGCCGGCCGACGATTCCAGGCGCTTGGCGTCTCGCTGGTGATCCATCCGCGCAACCCGTACGCACCCACCTCGCACGCCAATGTGCGCTGCTTCATCGCCGAGCGCGACGACGCCGAACCGGTCTGGTGGTTCGGCGGCGGTTTCGACCTCACCCCCTACTACGGCTTCGACGAGGACTGCGTGCACTGGCACCGCACGGCGCAGGCGGCCTGCGCCCCGTTCGGCGACGACGTCTACCCGCGCTACAAGGCCTGGTGCGACGAATACTTCTTCCTGCGCCATCGCAACGAACCGCGCGGCGTGGGCGGCCTGTTCTACGACGACCTCAACAGCGGCGACGCCGAGCGCGACTTCGCCTTCATGCGCAGCGTCGGCGACGGCTACCTCGACGCCTACCTGCCCATCCTGCAGCGCCGCAAGGACACGCCTTACGGCGAACACGAACGCGATTTCCAGCTCTACCGCCGCGGCCGCTATGTCGAGTTCAATCTGGTCTACGACCGCGGTACCCTGTTCGGCCTGCAGTCGGGCGGCCGCACCGAATCGATCCTGATGTCGCTGCCGCCCGAAGTGCGCTGGCGCTATGCCTGGACACCCGAACCCGGCAGCGCCGAGGCACGCCTGTACGAGCGCTACCTCCACCCGCGCGACTGGCTGACCGAAACGCCCTGA